TTTCGGCGGGACCATTGCGCTGCTCGAAGAATGGGCGCAGCTCCACAAAATCTCCGACGCATCGCTGCTGGGCTACTCCATGGGCGGGCGCCTTGCGCTGGGCTGGGCGCTGGCGCATCCGGGACGATGGCGTGCTCTTGTGCTGGAGGGCACCTCCCCGGGGATCGCGAATCCTGCAGAGCGCACGATGCGCGCCACGCTCGACGATGCGCGTGCCCGGGATCTGATCGAGCGCGGCGTCAGCGATTTCCTCGACGACTGGCAGGCGCTGCCCCTCTTCAAGTCGCAGCAGCTTCTGCCCCCCATGCGGCGGGCAAAGATGCGCGCCCTTCGCGAGCGCTCCCGTCCGGAGGGCCTCGCCTGGGCAATCGCCGCGCTCAGCCCCGGCCGCCAGCCCGACTACGGTTCGCGACTTGGTGAACTCGCCATGCCCGTGCACCTCATCACCGGCGAGCGCGACGAGAA
This Chrysiogenia bacterium DNA region includes the following protein-coding sequences:
- a CDS encoding alpha/beta fold hydrolase: MSLHVREFGRPGQPVVVALHGFLGTGENWAELAGRLNVHLYAPDLPGHGQTSARPEGFGGTIALLEEWAQLHKISDASLLGYSMGGRLALGWALAHPGRWRALVLEGTSPGIANPAERTMRATLDDARARDLIERGVSDFLDDWQALPLFKSQQLLPPMRRAKMRALRERSRPEGLAWAIAALSPGRQPDYGSRLGELAMPVHLITGERDE